The proteins below are encoded in one region of Tomitella fengzijianii:
- a CDS encoding alpha/beta hydrolase family protein — MTAYTVIRCRGIGEPSTGRTMLHNVTDQLPRDHYKPIELPWSAEYGPVPDPAGQSFDDALADGRRMLLSAIRGADNPVILLGYSGGAMLAGNVADEIGRGEHPDIIAKLNAVGLVADPAQPIGQADNGSFGVTGSRDINLILTRWVWDERDPIPCTPTRSPLRTLADQSAAMSIADPYAWGADLIDRLLRAKWQPSAWDWLDLIGTARRYNHAIDQARYYLNGGHVRAYQGAPFNGLARWIRTTTAHQ; from the coding sequence ATGACCGCGTACACCGTGATCCGTTGCCGCGGCATCGGCGAACCGTCCACCGGCCGCACGATGCTGCACAACGTCACCGACCAGCTCCCCCGCGACCACTACAAGCCCATCGAGCTCCCCTGGTCCGCCGAATACGGGCCCGTCCCCGACCCGGCCGGCCAATCGTTCGACGACGCCCTCGCCGACGGCCGCCGCATGCTCCTATCCGCCATCCGCGGCGCCGACAACCCCGTGATCCTGCTCGGCTACAGCGGCGGCGCCATGCTCGCCGGAAACGTCGCCGACGAAATCGGCCGCGGCGAACACCCCGACATCATCGCCAAGCTCAACGCCGTCGGCCTGGTCGCCGACCCCGCCCAGCCCATCGGCCAGGCCGACAACGGCAGCTTCGGCGTCACCGGCAGCCGCGACATCAACCTCATCCTCACCCGGTGGGTATGGGACGAACGCGACCCGATCCCCTGCACCCCGACAAGGTCACCCCTGCGCACGCTCGCCGACCAGTCCGCGGCCATGAGCATCGCCGACCCGTACGCGTGGGGCGCCGACCTCATCGACCGGCTCCTACGCGCCAAGTGGCAGCCGTCCGCGTGGGACTGGCTGGACCTCATCGGCACCGCCCGCCGCTACAACCACGCCATCGACCAAGCCCGCTACTACCTCAACGGCGGACACGTCCGCGCCTACCAAGGCGCCCCATTCAACGGCCTCGCCCGATGGATCCGCACCACCACCGCACACCAGTAG
- a CDS encoding phage tail tube protein yields the protein MAKNTDNASIYDLGEVWIADSLDTPDPEPGVPFYNEETGKALEGWTEVGLMDGDDGMTTSRDQDKNKHYAWGDILVRQSRQKFTLSRKFSALEDNPTTRSLIWPGSTARTIVTPKPKPIKMAFVKHDGDVTVREITKKHAEVDLDGDVNENESDLTKYELVADIYPLIKGKTGEYFKVEKFDADGNDLLSDEDGDASGEA from the coding sequence ATGGCCAAGAACACCGACAACGCGAGCATCTACGACCTCGGAGAGGTGTGGATCGCCGACAGCCTGGACACCCCCGACCCGGAGCCCGGCGTCCCGTTCTACAACGAGGAAACCGGCAAGGCCCTCGAAGGCTGGACCGAGGTCGGCCTCATGGACGGCGACGACGGCATGACCACGTCCCGCGACCAGGACAAGAACAAGCACTACGCGTGGGGCGACATCCTGGTCCGCCAGTCCCGCCAGAAGTTCACCCTGTCGCGCAAGTTCTCCGCGCTGGAGGACAACCCGACCACCCGCAGCCTCATCTGGCCCGGCAGCACGGCGCGCACCATCGTCACCCCGAAGCCCAAGCCGATCAAGATGGCGTTCGTCAAGCACGACGGCGACGTGACGGTCCGCGAGATCACGAAGAAGCACGCCGAGGTCGACCTCGACGGCGACGTGAACGAGAACGAATCCGACCTGACCAAGTACGAGCTCGTCGCCGACATCTACCCGCTCATCAAGGGCAAGACCGGCGAGTACTTCAAGGTCGAGAAGTTCGACGCCGACGGCAACGACCTGCTGTCCGACGAGGACGGCGATGCGTCGGGGGAAGCCTGA
- a CDS encoding terminase produces MARKGRTEPRVWTPPARELTPETSLGFEAITFAEDVLGITLFPWQKWVLIHALELNEDGNFRFRTVLLLVARQNGKSTLLLVLTLWRMFVDEAPLVLGTAQNLDISEELWQEALDVVQATPDLADEVPDSSVVKANGKKSFRTRDGQRYKVTTASRKGGRGLSGDLILLDELREHATFAAWSAVTKTTMARARAQIWGASNAGDTLSIVLRRLRALAHRDLGWPDGDDESEAIGLGATVLDDDEDDDTADDSLALFEYSAPPGCSVADRDGWTYANPSLGYSITERAIAAAMRTDPEPEFRTEVLCQWVSSTAPAPFPVDDWQATLDNDSRLDPASVTIVAIDVSWLRDHTFIARSGFRRDGTPHVEITASRPGTDWVMDWLEERRDRIDAVVVQTNGAPASSFVDKIDRAGIPRIDWSGGRLGRAHGLAYDHIVNHTVRHLQHPGLDLAAATAYTKRSGDAWIIDRRTSPHDAAPLIAFIAALWALDQELPDATPISAYEDADLVFL; encoded by the coding sequence GTGGCGCGTAAGGGCCGCACCGAGCCGCGCGTCTGGACTCCGCCGGCCCGCGAGCTGACGCCGGAGACGTCGCTCGGTTTCGAGGCCATCACGTTCGCCGAGGACGTTCTCGGCATCACCCTGTTTCCATGGCAGAAGTGGGTACTGATTCATGCCCTGGAGCTGAACGAGGACGGCAACTTCCGCTTCCGCACCGTCCTGCTCCTGGTGGCACGCCAGAACGGCAAGAGCACGCTACTGCTGGTGCTCACCTTGTGGCGCATGTTCGTCGACGAAGCCCCGCTCGTGTTGGGCACCGCCCAGAACTTGGACATCAGCGAAGAGCTGTGGCAGGAAGCGCTCGACGTTGTGCAGGCCACCCCGGACCTGGCCGACGAGGTCCCCGATTCGTCGGTGGTGAAAGCTAACGGCAAGAAGTCGTTCCGCACCCGCGACGGCCAGCGCTACAAGGTCACCACCGCCAGCCGTAAGGGCGGCCGCGGCCTGTCCGGCGACCTCATCCTGCTCGACGAGCTCCGCGAGCACGCCACGTTCGCCGCCTGGTCCGCCGTCACCAAGACGACGATGGCCCGCGCCCGCGCGCAAATCTGGGGCGCCTCCAATGCCGGCGACACGCTGAGCATCGTCTTGCGCCGCCTGCGAGCGCTCGCCCACCGTGATCTTGGCTGGCCGGACGGCGACGACGAGTCCGAGGCAATCGGGCTCGGCGCCACCGTCCTTGACGACGACGAGGACGACGACACCGCCGACGACAGCCTCGCCCTGTTCGAGTACTCCGCCCCGCCCGGATGTTCGGTCGCCGACCGCGACGGCTGGACCTACGCGAATCCGTCGCTCGGCTACTCGATCACCGAGCGCGCGATCGCCGCCGCCATGCGCACCGACCCCGAACCGGAGTTCCGCACCGAAGTGCTGTGCCAGTGGGTCTCCAGCACCGCCCCGGCCCCGTTCCCCGTCGACGACTGGCAGGCGACGCTCGACAACGACAGTCGGTTGGACCCGGCATCGGTTACGATTGTGGCAATAGACGTGTCCTGGTTGAGAGACCACACGTTCATTGCCCGCAGTGGCTTCCGCCGCGACGGCACGCCACACGTGGAGATCACCGCTTCCCGGCCCGGCACCGATTGGGTCATGGACTGGCTCGAAGAGCGCCGCGACCGCATCGACGCCGTCGTGGTGCAGACCAACGGGGCGCCCGCATCGAGTTTCGTCGACAAGATCGACCGCGCCGGTATCCCCCGCATCGACTGGTCCGGCGGCAGGCTGGGCCGCGCGCACGGCCTGGCCTACGACCACATCGTGAACCACACCGTGCGCCACTTGCAGCATCCCGGCCTGGACCTGGCCGCCGCCACCGCCTACACGAAACGGTCCGGCGACGCGTGGATCATCGACCGCCGGACGAGCCCGCACGACGCCGCCCCGCTCATCGCGTTCATCGCCGCACTGTGGGCGCTGGACCAAGAGCTGCCGGACGCTACGCCGATCAGCGCATACGAGGACGCCGACCTCGTATTCCTATGA
- a CDS encoding phage portal protein — protein sequence MSLATWLGFKPRPLPAPHVTAAPIVEVVLEGIRGQSVANLWRDQPHLRTVVGYLARNIAQIGLHVYARDDDDGRTRLRTDPLAELLRIPNADQTGYELLYTLVADLALYDTAYWAVARDESRGDGRWSIRPIPPTWVANTYGNTAFGYGGYEVIFPESDGRPIRVPAKDMLVFHGWTPADPRRGTSPVQALKSTLAEQINAQLYRDQRWRKGARADAYIARPKDAPEWSKEARNRFVRAWRDAYTGNDGSDAGGNPLLEDGMELKRTGFSAKDDQYVETSRLSLETVAQVYHVNPTMVGLLDNANYSNVREFRRMLYGDTLGPTLEQIAQRINAFLAPRVAADPTAYVEFNVKAKLQGSFEEQAAVMQSAVGAPWMTVNEARARENMPAVESGDELVQPLNITKPGATEPIEAAD from the coding sequence GTGAGCCTCGCAACATGGCTCGGCTTCAAGCCGCGCCCTCTCCCGGCTCCGCACGTGACCGCCGCCCCGATCGTCGAAGTGGTGCTCGAAGGGATCCGCGGTCAGAGCGTGGCGAACCTGTGGCGCGACCAGCCGCACCTGCGCACGGTGGTCGGCTATCTGGCCCGCAACATCGCCCAGATCGGCCTGCACGTCTACGCCCGCGACGACGACGATGGCCGCACCCGGCTCCGCACCGACCCGCTCGCCGAGCTCCTACGCATCCCGAACGCCGACCAGACCGGCTATGAGCTGCTGTACACACTGGTCGCCGACCTGGCCCTCTACGACACCGCCTATTGGGCAGTGGCCCGCGACGAGAGCCGCGGCGACGGCCGCTGGTCGATCCGCCCGATCCCGCCGACGTGGGTGGCCAACACCTACGGCAACACGGCGTTCGGGTACGGCGGCTACGAGGTCATCTTCCCGGAGAGCGACGGCCGGCCGATCCGAGTCCCCGCCAAGGACATGCTCGTCTTTCACGGCTGGACCCCGGCCGACCCGCGCCGCGGAACGTCACCCGTGCAAGCGCTCAAGTCGACGCTGGCCGAGCAGATTAACGCGCAGCTCTACCGCGACCAGCGGTGGCGCAAGGGTGCCCGCGCCGACGCCTACATTGCCCGGCCGAAGGACGCGCCCGAGTGGTCGAAGGAGGCGCGCAACAGGTTCGTGCGCGCGTGGCGCGACGCCTACACCGGCAACGACGGCAGTGACGCCGGCGGCAATCCGTTGCTCGAAGACGGCATGGAGCTCAAGCGCACCGGGTTCAGCGCCAAAGACGACCAGTACGTCGAAACGTCCCGGCTGAGCCTGGAGACCGTCGCGCAGGTGTACCACGTCAACCCGACCATGGTCGGCCTGCTGGACAACGCGAACTACTCCAACGTGCGCGAGTTCCGCCGCATGCTCTACGGCGACACGCTCGGCCCGACGCTGGAGCAGATCGCGCAGCGCATCAACGCGTTCCTGGCCCCGCGCGTCGCCGCCGATCCGACCGCGTACGTCGAGTTCAACGTCAAGGCCAAGCTCCAGGGCAGTTTCGAGGAACAGGCCGCCGTGATGCAGTCCGCCGTCGGCGCCCCGTGGATGACCGTCAACGAGGCCCGCGCCCGCGAGAACATGCCCGCAGTCGAGTCCGGCGACGAACTGGTGCAGCCGCTCAACATCACCAAGCCCGGTGCCACCGAGCCCATCGAAGCCGCCGACTAA
- a CDS encoding terminase small subunit — MTTIDTDTGLAASTARAVARMTWLTDTDQATVDLAMRYAHQIDAALERGGQDATKGMHLGPHLLRALDTLGGTPAGRKAIESGDDSPTSALARMRSARRSGA, encoded by the coding sequence ATGACCACGATCGACACCGACACCGGTCTCGCCGCGTCGACGGCCCGCGCCGTGGCCCGCATGACCTGGCTGACCGACACCGACCAGGCGACCGTCGACCTGGCCATGCGCTACGCCCACCAGATCGACGCCGCGCTCGAGCGTGGCGGCCAGGACGCCACGAAGGGCATGCACTTGGGCCCGCACCTACTTCGCGCGCTGGACACGTTGGGTGGCACCCCGGCCGGCCGCAAGGCGATCGAGTCCGGCGACGATTCTCCGACCAGCGCGCTCGCCCGCATGCGCAGCGCCCGCCGAAGTGGCGCGTAA
- a CDS encoding crossover junction endodeoxyribonuclease RuvC, which produces MGIDPSLTAAGIAVIRPPVGNPPRDAPEAVSVGTKGQSGAPVAVRAARIHDQTVRILHTMPADTRLVVIEALPPQIPGAHGMHAERAALWWQLVAYLSRQAIPVAEVAPTTLKKWATGHGRATKSQVVAAMRALWPHTTIRDDNQADALALATIGAQRIGWHTPAHDHHHTPNITWPEGAAS; this is translated from the coding sequence GTGGGTATCGATCCGAGTCTCACGGCCGCCGGAATCGCCGTAATCCGCCCGCCCGTAGGCAATCCCCCACGCGACGCGCCGGAAGCCGTGTCCGTTGGAACCAAGGGGCAAAGCGGCGCGCCCGTGGCCGTGCGCGCCGCCCGGATTCACGACCAGACTGTCCGAATCCTCCACACGATGCCCGCCGACACCCGGCTCGTCGTCATCGAAGCCCTACCGCCCCAGATACCCGGCGCCCACGGGATGCACGCCGAACGCGCCGCCCTCTGGTGGCAGCTCGTCGCCTACCTCAGCCGCCAGGCCATCCCCGTCGCCGAGGTTGCTCCCACAACGCTCAAGAAATGGGCGACCGGCCACGGCCGCGCCACCAAATCCCAGGTGGTCGCCGCAATGCGCGCCCTGTGGCCGCACACCACGATCCGCGACGACAACCAAGCGGACGCACTCGCACTCGCCACCATCGGCGCCCAACGCATCGGATGGCACACCCCCGCCCACGACCACCACCACACGCCGAACATCACCTGGCCGGAAGGAGCCGCATCATGA
- a CDS encoding P27 family phage terminase small subunit has translation MTTRKKPTPPAHLSAGAKQAWKEVTAAHPDPATIVGPELEAYAVAIARHRDAADRIDTEGAIISDERGRPIPHPAFDIERHAQADIHRWAEKFAPDDSDPLGI, from the coding sequence ATGACCACCCGCAAGAAACCCACCCCACCCGCGCACCTATCGGCCGGCGCCAAGCAGGCGTGGAAGGAAGTCACTGCCGCGCACCCCGACCCCGCCACCATCGTCGGACCCGAGCTTGAAGCGTATGCCGTCGCCATCGCCCGCCACCGCGACGCCGCCGACCGCATAGACACCGAAGGCGCCATCATCTCGGACGAGCGCGGCCGGCCGATCCCCCACCCGGCGTTCGACATCGAGCGCCACGCCCAGGCCGACATTCACCGGTGGGCCGAGAAGTTCGCCCCGGACGACTCCGATCCGCTGGGAATCTGA
- a CDS encoding phage major capsid protein yields the protein MKLKEKRAAELAAARTVVDAAKAAARDLTADENTTIEEHLAEADRVKGLIDEQDRGTDLMRRLEGMAPESDAGTPGAKDTGDEPAAKSLGDHFVKHAHDRMVELKGYSGASAAAPEFVKTNTDTHVIGDWADGAPVLTDVDRTIVRDYREPLVVADLLGTGTISGNAISYFVEGALEGEFKNVAEAANKPQLHVKNPTSEVDALKKMAGFIDLSDEFVEDVPFLVTEINNRLLYELRAHEQRQLLHGNGTGSNIKGIFNRGIQTHAAADTAETAQADAIFQAGTKITTATGMSADGIVINPLDYQRFRLGKDGNGQYMGGGYFGGAYGNGGIMQTPPLWGLRTVVTPAVEQGTVLVGAFRQSATVYRKGGVRVESTNSDRDKFTSNIVTIRAEQRIALAVRQPLGFVKVDIAGDASGEA from the coding sequence ATGAAGCTCAAGGAGAAGCGCGCCGCCGAGCTGGCCGCCGCCCGCACCGTCGTCGACGCCGCGAAGGCCGCCGCCCGCGACCTCACCGCCGACGAGAACACCACGATCGAAGAGCACCTCGCCGAGGCCGACCGGGTCAAGGGCCTCATCGACGAGCAGGACCGCGGCACCGACCTCATGCGGCGGCTCGAAGGCATGGCCCCGGAGTCCGACGCCGGCACGCCCGGCGCGAAGGACACCGGCGACGAACCGGCCGCCAAGTCTCTCGGCGACCACTTCGTCAAGCACGCCCACGACCGGATGGTCGAGCTGAAGGGCTACAGCGGCGCGTCCGCCGCGGCCCCCGAGTTCGTCAAGACCAACACGGACACGCACGTCATCGGCGACTGGGCCGACGGCGCGCCCGTGCTCACCGACGTCGACCGCACCATCGTCCGCGACTACCGCGAGCCGCTGGTCGTCGCCGACCTGCTGGGCACCGGCACCATCAGCGGCAACGCGATCAGCTACTTCGTCGAGGGCGCGCTCGAGGGCGAGTTCAAGAACGTCGCTGAGGCCGCGAACAAGCCGCAGCTGCACGTGAAGAACCCGACCAGCGAGGTCGACGCGCTCAAGAAGATGGCCGGATTCATCGACCTCTCCGACGAGTTCGTCGAGGACGTGCCGTTCCTGGTCACCGAAATCAACAACCGGCTGCTCTACGAGCTCCGCGCCCACGAGCAGCGCCAGCTGCTCCACGGCAACGGCACCGGCAGCAACATCAAGGGCATCTTCAACCGCGGCATCCAGACCCACGCCGCGGCCGACACCGCCGAGACCGCGCAGGCCGACGCGATCTTCCAGGCCGGCACGAAGATCACCACGGCGACCGGCATGTCCGCCGACGGAATCGTCATCAACCCGCTCGACTACCAGCGGTTCCGGCTCGGCAAGGACGGAAACGGCCAGTACATGGGCGGCGGCTACTTCGGCGGCGCCTACGGCAACGGCGGCATCATGCAGACCCCGCCGCTGTGGGGACTGCGCACCGTGGTCACCCCCGCGGTCGAGCAGGGCACCGTCCTGGTCGGCGCGTTCCGCCAGTCCGCGACCGTCTACCGCAAGGGCGGCGTGCGCGTCGAGTCGACGAACAGCGACCGCGACAAGTTCACCAGCAACATCGTGACGATCCGCGCCGAGCAGCGCATCGCGCTCGCCGTCCGCCAGCCGCTCGGCTTCGTCAAGGTCGACATCGCAGGTGATGCGTCGGGGGAAGCCTGA
- a CDS encoding HK97 family phage prohead protease, producing MTVTVIVGPPCAGKTTYARKHHQPGDVLVDYDAIADAFGSTTPWDPPPAVEKVTTAARKAAIKYLLRHPDSVGAQIIHSTPNADMVAEYADAGFRFHLIDPGVDECLERAKTDGRPGHFPAIIRAWYANPPALPDADDGEKGRPHMYTKASAAHIKAGPDDGLTDGTFTAYASVFGNVDSYGDVVMPGAFADTLTEWKASGNPIPLLFGHNMSDPDYNIGAITDAVEDDHGLKITAALDLDAPKAAQVYRLLKGKRINQMSFAYDVLDAAEGTRQNTDGDPVSVFELRKLHLHEVSVVPIGANDQTEVLAVKTAHRLADRVRADGAAGRVIAPATIDELKAAHDAFGRTLATIDSAKASNDGPPDPASPDGGSREKASPTVPAARVDAIIRILEEENRA from the coding sequence GTGACCGTGACCGTCATCGTCGGCCCGCCGTGCGCCGGAAAGACCACCTACGCCCGCAAGCACCACCAGCCCGGCGACGTGCTGGTCGACTACGACGCCATCGCCGACGCGTTCGGCAGCACCACCCCGTGGGACCCGCCGCCCGCCGTGGAGAAGGTCACCACCGCCGCCCGCAAGGCCGCCATCAAGTACCTACTGCGCCACCCCGACAGCGTCGGCGCGCAGATCATCCACAGCACCCCGAACGCCGACATGGTCGCCGAGTACGCCGACGCCGGATTCCGCTTCCACCTCATCGACCCCGGCGTGGACGAGTGCCTGGAGCGCGCCAAGACCGACGGCCGGCCCGGCCACTTCCCCGCGATCATCCGCGCTTGGTACGCCAACCCGCCCGCACTCCCCGACGCCGACGACGGCGAGAAAGGCCGGCCGCACATGTACACCAAGGCCAGCGCCGCCCACATCAAGGCCGGCCCCGACGACGGCCTCACCGACGGCACGTTCACCGCCTACGCGTCCGTGTTCGGCAACGTCGACAGCTACGGAGACGTCGTCATGCCCGGCGCGTTCGCCGACACCCTCACCGAGTGGAAGGCCAGCGGCAACCCGATCCCGCTGCTGTTCGGCCACAACATGAGCGACCCGGACTACAACATCGGCGCCATCACCGACGCCGTCGAGGACGACCACGGCCTGAAGATCACCGCGGCCCTGGACCTGGACGCCCCGAAGGCCGCGCAGGTGTACCGACTGCTGAAGGGCAAGCGCATCAACCAGATGAGCTTCGCCTACGACGTGCTCGACGCCGCCGAGGGCACCCGCCAGAACACCGACGGCGACCCCGTCAGCGTGTTCGAGCTCCGCAAGCTGCACCTGCACGAGGTGTCCGTTGTGCCCATCGGCGCCAACGACCAGACCGAAGTACTCGCCGTCAAGACGGCCCACCGACTCGCCGACCGCGTCCGCGCGGACGGCGCCGCCGGGCGCGTAATCGCCCCGGCCACCATCGACGAGCTCAAGGCCGCGCACGACGCGTTCGGCCGGACGCTCGCCACCATCGACAGCGCGAAGGCCAGCAACGACGGCCCGCCCGATCCCGCAAGCCCCGACGGGGGCAGCCGCGAGAAGGCCAGCCCGACAGTGCCCGCCGCCCGTGTCGACGCCATCATCCGCATCCTTGAAGAGGAGAACCGAGCATGA
- a CDS encoding collagen-like protein, whose protein sequence is MAYSKQTWNNDDPETPLSAERMTHIEDGIAAKAEQGPPGKDGTDGAPGKQGDPGKDGAPGADGADGFPSESQWNDLVARVDALEETAGA, encoded by the coding sequence ATGGCCTACAGCAAGCAGACCTGGAACAACGACGACCCCGAGACGCCGCTCAGCGCCGAGCGCATGACCCACATCGAGGACGGCATCGCCGCCAAGGCCGAACAGGGACCGCCCGGCAAGGACGGCACCGACGGCGCGCCCGGCAAGCAGGGTGACCCCGGCAAGGACGGCGCGCCCGGCGCCGATGGGGCCGACGGCTTCCCGTCCGAGTCGCAGTGGAACGACCTGGTCGCCCGCGTCGACGCGCTCGAAGAGACCGCGGGCGCATAA